Part of the Maridesulfovibrio sp. genome, CTCGACGCTGTTCCGAATGCAGAAGGCACAATATCCATAATTGCCGAAGGAACCGAACACGGAGTTTGGCTAAGTGTCTGCGACAACGGACCGGGTATGCCCGAAGATATCCGTAAACACGCCCTTGAACCGTTTTTCACCGACAAGCCCAAAGGAACCGGTTTAGGGCTTGCTATAGTCAACACAATCATGCGCGGCCATAACGGCCGGGTAACCATTTCAGCACCGAATATGCCCGGTCCTCTGGACGGGACTTGCGTAATGCTGTTCTTCCCGGCACCGCGTGATGAAGGATCAGAATAATGAATGCCACAGGAAAAAATGTACTCATAGTTGACGATGAGCCGTCACTGCGGCTGCTCATCCGGGCAGTACTGGAAAGTGACGGCTGGAATGTGCATGAAGCCCAATCCGGTGAACAGGCCCTTGAAATACTTCCCGGCCTGACCTTAAATGCAGCCCTGATCGACATGCGCATGGAAGGCATGGACGGTATGGCCCTGCTCAAGGAACTGAACACCATCATGCCCGGCCTGCCGGTTATCATGCTCACCGCCTACGGCAACGTGAACTCGGCAGTTGTTGCCATGAAACACGGCGCCTTCGACTACCTGACCAAGCCAGCAGATAACGAAGAGCTCAAGGCAGTTCTGGCCAAAGCACTTGATTACTCCAGACTGGTGGATGAGAACGAAAAGCTCAAATCCGCTGCCGGGGCCACCGAACAAATGATCGGCAGCTCACAGGGCATGCTTCACGTAAAAGATCTCATCGAACAGGCCGGACCTTCAGAAGCAACCATCCTAGTACTGGGAGAATCCGGCACAGGTAAGGAACTGGTTGCCGAAGGATTGCACCGGGCCAGCCAGCGCGCAGACAAGCCGCTGATCAAGGTCAACTGTGCAGCCCTGCCTGCAGACCTGCTGGAGAGTGAACTTTTCGGTTATATGAAAGGAGCCTTCACCGGAGCCAATGCCAATAAACCAGGACGTTTTCAGCTAGCTTCCGGCGGAACCCTGTTCCTTGATGAAATCGGGGAAATGGACCCTGTACTGCAGGCTAAAATTTTGCGGGCTTTGCAGGAAAAGGTAGTTGAACCGCTGGGCAGTGTTTCCCCGGTGGAGACCGATGTACGTATTATTGCAGCTACCAACCGCGACCTGAAACAGGAAGTGGGAAAAGGCAATTTCCGCGAAGACCTATACTACCGTCTAAGCGTCCTTGAAATTCGCATTCCACCGCTTAGAGAACGTGTTGGAGACCTGCCTTCACTGGTAGCTTATCTGCTGGAGAAGCTGGGCCGTAAGAATAATAAAAAAGTACGTTCAGTCAGCCCTTCCTTTCTGGATGCGCTCGGTCGTTACGACTGGCCCGGAAACGTCCGTGAACTGGAAAACGTGCTGGAACGGGCCATTATCTTAAGCCGCAGTGAAGTACTGGGGCCGGAGCTACTTCCTCCGCAGGTTATTAACCCCGCCCCGAAGCAGCCGTCACCGGAACCTGCTCCCCACGCACAACCGGCTCAGCAACCGCAGCAAACTGCCCCGGCTCCGGCTACCGGCACTCCCACCCTTGATGATGCGGAACGCCAAGCCCTGATAGCTGCTCTTGAAGCCAACCAGCACCACCGCGAAAGAACCGCTGATGCCCTTGGAATCAGCCGCAGGACACTGCAGTACAAACTGAAAAAATACGGTTTGACCCGCAGGTAACAGAATAATTATTACACATTCTTTAAGCCCGGAAATTTATATTTCCGGGCTTTTTTTAATTATGGCAATTAGCCATGATTATCCCCGCTCTCATGCCTTTTGCCCCGACAATACATTCTTAGCTCTGCACAACTCCTCCTCATTGCTAAATAGATCAAATAACCATGACTTACACACAAAATTCAATCTTATTTGACATAGGCTCATATTTTATCTAACCTTAAAATTCGAGCTTCATAATTTTTGAACTTGAAACAAACACGCCTTGATCTATTTTAACCAAGCTGTGACATTCGGCAAATGTGAGCTTTTACTTCGCCTAAATTCAGATTGTACAAAATGCACTTTGGCATAGTAAAAACAATACTTTTCAAAAACAACATTAAACACAACTACAACATACGCACACTGCATAGAAAAATGCATTCTAAACAAGATTACTACATCAAACCGACCGGCACGCCCGTTCAGGAAATCAATCCCAATTCCGCACCGGAAAAAATTCCCCTCCGCTCCTCTTCTCTGACCGACACAACTTCCAATTAATTTTTACTGCTTCCATTGGACTGGAGAGCAGTGTTTAGTTTTACTTAACGGAGAAGACATGGAAAAAATCAGAGTCGAAAACCTCTATAAAATCTTTGGCAATACCCCGAAAAAAATTATCCCTATGCTTGAGCTGGGTGCCACCAAAGATGAAATTATGGAAAAAACAAAACACGGTGTAGGCGTAAACAACGCCTCATTCAGTGTTGAAGAAGGTGAAATTGTTGTGGTCATGGGCCTTTCCGGCAGCGGAAAGTCCACCCTTGTCCGCTGCATCAACAGACTAATTGACCCCACAGGCGGAAAGATATTCATCGACGGGGAAGACATCACCACCCTGAACAAGAACAAACTACGCAAAGTGCGCTTGGAAAAACTTGGGATGGTTTTCCAGAACTTCGCCCTTTTCCCGCACCGCACTGTCCTGAAAAACACTGAATACGGACTGGAAATAGCCCATACCGACCCCGAAACCCGCAAGCAGAAGGCCATGGAGGCTCTTGAACTGGTGGGACTAGGCGGTTGGGAAGACTCTTATCCCGACCAGCTTTCCGGCGGCATGCGCCAGAGAGTTGGACTGGCCCGCGCACTGGCCCTCGATCCGGACATCCTGCTCATGGATGAGGCTTTCAGTGCCCTTGACCCGCTCATCCGCCGCGACATGCAGGATGAACTGATCAATCTGCAGGAGAGCATGCACAAGACAATTGTCTTCATCAGCCATGACCTTGATGAAGCCCTCAAACTCGGCGACCGGATTGTGCTCATGAAAGACGGTGAAATAGTACAGGTCGGCACCCCCGAGGAAATCCTCACTGAACCGGCAACGGAATACGTACGCCGCTTTGTGGAGGACGTTGACATAACAAAAGTCCTTACCGCCGAGTCTGTCATGAAAAAGATTGATGCCGTGGCCTACCTTAAAACCGACGGTCCCCGAGCCTCACTGCGTAAAATGCGCAAAAACAATATCTCCAACCTCTTTGTCCTCGATGAAAAACACAGGTTGATCGGCATGCTGAATGCTTCTGACTGCGCCAAGCTTGTGGAAGAAGGAGGCAAGGATATCAGGGCGATCATGCACAACGACCTGCAGGCAGTGGATCTGGACTGCCCGGCTCAGGAGTTATTCAACATCATGCAGGACAGGACGCTTCCCCTGCCGGTCATCAGTTCAGAAAACAAGCTGAAAGGTGTCATTGTCCGCGGCACACTCATCGGCGCTCTTGCTGAAAGAGGAGGCAATTAGAATGAATGTCCCACGCATTCCCATAGGGGAAGTAATCGAATCATCAATTGATTTTCTGGTGGAACATTTTTCATTCGCCACCAAAGCTTTTTCCGCAGTACTTGAAGCCGGACTGGATGTGGTCGAAGGGGCCATGAAAGCCTGCCCGCCATGGCTGTTCATTTTCATTGTGGCAGTCATCACCCTACGGCTGACCAAAAGCAAAAGAACCACATTATTTTCCATCGCCGGCCTGCTGCTGATTTGGAATATCGGCTTATGGAAAGCCACAGTCAGCACCATCGCACTGGTCATTGTTTCAACCCTGCTGGCACTGATGTTCGGCATCCCCATCGGCATTCTGGCAGCCATGAACAAGCATGTGAATAAAATTGTCATGCCTGTGCTGGATGTCATGCAGACCATGCCCGCTTTTGTATACCTGATCCCGGCCATCCCTTTTTTCGGGCTGGGCAAGGTTGCGGCAATATTTTCAACAATCATCTTTGCCATGCCGCCGTCCATCAGGCTGACCTGCCTCGGTATCAAGCAGGTTCCGGAAGAACTGGTGGAGTGTGCCGAGGCTTTCGGCTCCAACCGCTGGCAGAGACTTTTTAAACTCGAACTTCCCATTGCCACTCCGACCATTATGGCCGGAGTCAACCAGACCGTCATGCTGGCTCTCTCCATGGTTGTTATCGCAGCCATGATCGGAGCCAAGGGGCTTGGCGGAGAAGTCTGGAAAGCAATTCAGAGACTGCAGATGGGCAAAGGATTCGAGGCAGGAATAGGGATTGTTATCGTGGCCATGATTATGGACCGCGTACTTCAAAACATTGGGTCCGGCAAAAAGAAATAGCCGGAGCCGAAACAGAATCGGGAGACTACAATGAAAAAGGTTCTAACTTTAATTATTGCGACCCTGCTTGTTGCGGCTTTTGCCGTACCCTCTTTTGCAGGTGACAAAAAGAAAGTTAAACTGGCTTATGTGGAGTGGGATTGCGCAACAGCAACCACCAACGTGCTTAAAGCCGTTATTGAAGAACGTATGGGTTATGAATGCGAGATCATCCCTGTTGCTGCTGCAGCCATGTGGCAGGCAGTCGGAACCGGCGATGTGGACGGACTGGCCACTGCATGGCTTCCCATTACCCACGCCGACTACCTGAAACGAGTTAAGGATAAGGTCGTCGACCTCGGACCTATTGTTTCCGGCGCCAAGCTGGGCTGGGCTGTTCCTTCATACGTAACAGTGGAGTCCATTGCCAATCTCAACAAGTATGCAGATAAATTTGACGACAAAATCATCGGCATAGACCCCGGTGCAGGACTGATGCGTCTTTCCGAAGAAGCTGTTGAGAAATACGGCCTCGACAAATTTGAACTCATGGAAGGTTCCGGAGCAACCATGACTGCTGCTTTGAGCGATGCCATCAAAAACAAAGAATGGATTGTTGTCACCGCATGGTCACCGCATTGGATGTTCGGCCGCTGGGACCTCAAATATCTCGAAGATCCCAAAAAAGTTCTCGGCGAATCCGAAACCATCAACACCATCGTCCGCAAAGGCCTAGATAAAGACATGCCTGAAGTTTACGCTTTCCTTGACAAATTTGCATGGAAAGACGCTAACCAGCTCCAGATGGTAATGGCCTGGAATCAGGAAAAGGGTGCAGATCCTTACGAAAACGCCAAGCGTTTCATCAAGGAAAACAAGGCACAGGTTGATTCCTGGCTGAAATAAACAACAGAACTGAACACATCCATTTAAGCCCCGACAGACTCATATCTGCCGGGGCTTATTATTTTTTTTGCAGAAAGCTTTCCCTCAAGCCTCTTTTAATATATTATTAAATTAAGAAATTTAAAGAAATACAAGGCGGTTGACCATGACTGAACATACTCCCATTCCTGAAGAGATCATGCATAAAGCAACTGCATTGATGGAATACCGCTTTACCAACACAGACCGCGAACAACCGGTACTTGCAACCCTTTTCGAACTGGGGGTCGCCCACGTTGCTCAGGATCTTCTGGAACATCCTGAGCTGTACAAGGAGCAGGCAGCTCTGCCTATGCCCAAAGAAAAGTTCGCTACGGCAGACCCGCTCTCACTCCTTCGCAGCGAGATTAAACTGCCGTCCCTGCCGCAGGTTTTCATTGAAATGCGTCAGGTAATCAATGACCCTTCAAGTTCCGCTTCCGATCTTGCCAGAGTTATCTCACGGGATACGGCTCTTTCAGCTTTCCTCCTGCGCATGGTAAACAGCGCATTTTACAGCTTCCCTGCCCAGATCGACACCATATCACGGGCTGTAGCAGTTATCGGTACCCAGCAGCTTTCAACCCTCGCACTGGGGACATCGGTCATGGACATGTTCAAGGGACTGCCTGCAGACATCATTGATCTGGGTCTTTTCTGGCGTCACAGCTTTGCATGCGGAATCATCGCCAGCCAGCTTTCCAAGACTTTCAAGCAAGGAACCCCGGAGAAATGCTTTGTAGCCGGGCTGCTGCATGACATAGGACGTCCCGTGTTGATGATGGCCCTGCCGGACCGGGCCATTGCTGCCACAGCGATCTCCCGCAACAAAAAGGCTCTAATGTTCAAGGCAGAACAGGTTGTAACCGGATTTGACCACGCAGAACTCGGCGGTATGCTGCTGCGCAAGTGGAACCTGCCATTCTCACTGGTCAATGCTGTGCTCAATCATCACAACCCTGCCAAGGCATCCAAATCACCGGAAGCTCTATACGTTTACTTCGCAAACATCATTGCCAAAACCATGGGCATAGGAGGTAGCGGCGATTTCTTTATCCGCAATGTAAATAACGAAAGATGGGAAAAACACGGACTTACTCCCGAAAAACTGCGTCGACTTGACGCGGAACTGGGACCGATTCTTGATGATGCTTTTTCCATTCTTAAAAATATGGCTGCATAACCTGATTAATATGTAATAAAAGGCACTTAGTCATACAAACACCAGTGTATGGATCATAGCAAGACAAGAAAAACAAGTGCTCACGGGTTTGACAAGGCCGTTTAAAGAAAGTACTTGAGCGGGCATATCAAATGGAGGATTTACCATGCACGATAAAGTCGAAGCCGCTCTTGACAAGGTCAGACCCCTTCTTCAGGCTGACGGCGGTAACGTAGAACTCGTAGAGGTAACAGATAAAGGCATCGCCAAAGTTCGCTTACAGGGTGCCTGTAAGGGATGTCCCATGTCTCAGATCACCTTGAGAAACGCCATCGAGCGTACCCTGCTCAAGGAAATTCCCGAACTCAAAGGCGTCGAGCCTGCCGAATAAAATTTTTTCCGGCCGGGGCATGCTCCGGCCGGTTGGCAAATCTCATTTTTGAACAACACAAGTTCAATCAAGATACCGCCCCTGATGGCGGATTTTTTAGTTTTCAGGAGACAACCACCATGGCTAAGACCGTAACCAGATTTGCACCAAGTCCTACCGGACACCTGCACATCGGCGGCGCACGCACCGCACTTTTTGCATGGCTTCTTGCCAAACACGACGGCGGAGACTTTGTGCTGCGCATTGAAGACACTGACCGCGAACGCTCCAAACAGGAATACACCGATGCCATTCTTGATTCCATGAAATGGCTGGGCATGGACTGGAACGGCGAGCCCGTATACCAGAGCGACCGCTTCGATCTCTACAACGGCTACATCGACCAGCTGCTTGAAGAAGGCAAAGCCTACTGGTGTGAGTGTACTCCCGAACAGGTTGACGCCATGCGTGAAAAAGCCATGAAGGAAAAACGTAAACCCAAATACGACGGTTCCTGCCGTGAAAAAAATCTCGGCCCCGGCGAAAACAGGGTTGTACGTTTCAAGGCTCCTCTTGAAGGCCGCACAAATTTCACTGACATGATCAAAGGCCCCATCAGCGTTGAAAATGCTGAAATGGACGACATGATCCTGCGCCGCAGTGACGGTTCCCCCACCTACAACCTCGCTGTTGTAGTGGATGACCACACCATGGGCGTTACCAGCGTCCTGCGCGGTGATGACCACGTAAACAACACTCCGCGCCAGATCCTGCTTTACCAAGCTCTGGGCTGGGATATTCCCAAGTTCGGCCACGTACCCATGATCCTTGGTCCGGACAAGAAAAAACTTTCCAAACGTCACGGCGCACTTTCCGTAATGGAATACGAAAAAATGGGCTACCTGCCCGAAGCAGTAGTTAACTACCTTGTACGCCTCGGCTGGTCCCACGGCGATCAGGAAATCTTCTCCCGTGAAGAACTGATAGAGCTTTTCAACACCGACAACCTCGGTAATTCCCCCTCCGTTTTCGACACCAAGAAATTGGATTGGGTCAACAGCGAATACATCAAAACCAAGGCTCCGGCTGATCTCATCCCCAGCATGCGCACCTTCCTGCCCGAAGGCGTGGAAGCTGAAGATGCATACCTTGAAAAGATCATCCCCCTGCTCCAGCCCCGCTCCACCAACTACAAGGAAATGGCCGACATGTGCGACTTCTTCCTCGTGGACAGTGCAGCACTGGAATATGATGAAGCAGCTGTAGAAAAGGTATTCAATGCCGAAGCGTTGGAAATTCTCAAGGAACTTACCGCACGCATTGAAGCTGACGCAGAATTCAGCCACGATTCTCTCGAAGCTGTCTGCAAAGGCTTCCTTGAAGAGAAAGAACTCAAATTCAAGGCTATCGGACAGCCAGTACGTCTCGCTCTCTGCGGCCGTACCCAGTCCCCCGGCGGCCTTTACGAGCTCATGCTTGTGCTCGGCAAAGATGAAACCATCGCCCGCATGAAACGCGCTGTCTCTTTGGTTTAAAACAGCTTTAGCTGTCGCCCCAAGTAACAAAAAAAACTCCGAACATCTTGCGATGTACGGAGTTTTTTTTGTTACTTGGAGAAATTCAATTCACATGATCCGGAGGGAAATACTTATCGAGGAGTTTCAACCACTCTCCTTCCATTTTCAACTCATCAAAAGCAGCCTGCCACTTCCTGACCACCTCGTCTGAAGTATCATGTGCAAAGGCTATATAACTTGAAGTAAAAAAGATTGGCGGCCCGACCCGTTTCAGCAGACTTAAATCCAACTCAGGATTACGTTCAAAAAAATAAGAAATAGCCTTGCGGCCCATGGGAACCAGATCAGCCCTTCCTCTAAGCAACTTCAGGAAATCGCACTTCTGGGATGCACTCACATCAAGGTTTGTGTACCCCATACTGACTAGATTATGATGAAAAACATCATCTCTTGTTACTGCTATATTGCCGACTTTTTTAGCATCCCCAAGCTCTTTTAGGTCAATTCCACTTTTTTTAGTCGTATAAAAATATACATCATCCCAAAAAATGGGGCCCACAAATTTAAACATTCCCGAACGCTCAGCAGTCATGCACATGGGAAACAGGGCATCCCCATCCCCAACCTGCAACATCTTATATCCACGAGCCCACGGATAAAAAGTAACGTCACTGGATTCACCATCCAGCTTCTCCTGAATCTTTTGGACCAGATCGATAAAGAGTCCTTGTGGCTTGCCTTCCTGCCTGTAACTGTATGGAGGATACTCCTCGGCCATCAACTTCAATTTAGAAGCATCGGCTTTGACAGAAACAAGAGACAAGATGAAAGCCAAAGCGATTATTCGAAAAGCAGTAATCATCTTGCTACCTAGCCACAAACACAAAACAAAAGCAATCAGAAGCAGAGGACAGGAGCAATACAATTATTCATAGCTGCAGTTCGTGAGTAAACACACACTTAAATGGAAACTATTGCTATTTCCCTACGATTGCTTCTACCATTACAGACAATTATTACACCATAACCGGAGTTCACATATGTCCGCCTTTGAAATTCCCTCCCATCATCTCCCGGCATTCACCTTCAACTCCCGTCGCTCTCCGGTATATGCCACCAAAGGAATGGTTGCTTCCAGCCAGCCACTTGCCACTGAAGCCGGGCTGGAAATACTTCGTAAAGGCGGCAACGCTGCCGATGCTGCAATTGCAGTCGCTGCCGCCCTTGCTGTTGCTGAGCCGTGCAGCACCGGTTTAGGAGGTGATGCGTTTGCCCTCTTCTATTCTGCTGCAGCAAAAAATGTGTTCGCCTTGAACGGATCCGGTAAATCTGCACAAGATATTTCCCTTGAAAAAGTAACCGCCATGGGTATTTCCGATGAATTGCCTATGCTCCACGCCATGACTGTTAATGTTCCCGGCGCGCTGGGACTCTGGGCTGATCTGGTGGAACAGCACGGAACTCTGGAACTTTCCGAGATCCTCGCCCCGGCAATTCGTTATGCCATGCAAGGCTTCCCAGTCAGCCCGGTAACGGCCCAACTTTGGAGCGAAGGTGCTGAAATCCTGCAGAGCACTCCCGGCGGCGACCAATTGCTATTAAAAGGCAAAGCTCCACGCTGCGGTGAAATCATGCTTAACCGCAATCTGGGAATGCTCCTTGCCCGTCTGGCGGATCATTCGCCGTCCGGAGCAAAACAACTTTTCTACACGGGTGATATTGCGGAAAAAATAGTCAAAATTGTCCGCGACAACGGAGGTTTCCTTTCTGAAGGAGATATGGCTTCGCACTCCAGCCTGTTTCAAGAATCCATCAGCGTAAATTACCGGGGATATGAAATCCACGAATGTCCGCCCAACGGTCAGGGATTAGCAGCCCTGCTGGCCTTAAACACACTTGCAGACATTGATGTCGCCGGGCTGGGTGCACCAGACTCTCCGGAACGCTTGCACCATCTCATTGAGGCTATGCGGCTGGCCTTTGCAGATGCACGTCTGCACGTTGCCGATCCCCATCACTATTCAACACCTCTAGAAGAACTGCTCTCCCCCTCTTACGGCGCAAAACGGGCAGCTCAAATATTCCCGGGCCGCGCTAAGCTGGACAACACCAGCGGAGTCCCGGTCAATTCATCTGACACTGTCTATTTCTGCGTAGTGGATAAGGATGGTAACGGCTGCTCTATGGTTAACTCCAACTACCTTGGATTCGGAACCGGAATCGTTCCCCAAGGACTCGGATTCTCCCTGCAAAACAGGGGACACAACTTCTCTCTCGATTCAGACCATCCCAACGTGCTCGCCGGAGGCAAACGCAGTTACCACACTATCATTCCCGGCATATGCCTGCGCGAAGATAAATCCCTGCACTCAACCTTCGGTGTCATGGGCGGATTCATGCAGCCGCAAGGCCATATGCAGGTAATCTCTGCCATGCTTGATGACGATGCGAATCCGCAGGAAGCCTTGAACAGGCTGCGTTTCTGCATTGAACCGGGAGAAGCCGGAGGTAAAGTCTGTATGGAAGAAGGTTTGCCCGCCGAGACAATAGAAAAACTATCCGCCATGGGTCATGAACTTGAAATACGCGGCGGATATAAACGGACTCTTTTTGGGCGAGGACAGATAATTGTGCGTGATCCGGACAAAGGCACACTTTGCGGAGGATGTGACCCCCGATCGGACGGACTCGCCTGCGGACTGTGTTAACAGCCCACAACATACGCAAAGCATACTATGCCACTCTACATTTGATCATATAATCAATTTACCCAATACATTACTCAACGAGCACAATAATATTGTTTCAAAAATCAAAAGCACTAAACCGTTGTAAAACGTAAAAATTATACATTCTGGATTTTTTATTAATTCTATACTATACCCCTTTCATAATCCATTGATCTACACTTTTCACATCCGCTAGCTTAACATCCAACATCGGAGGAAGAATGTTCAAGAAATTCTCGTGCCTCGTTTTAACGTGTATGCTCTGTATGACCTTTACGACCACACCTTCACAGGCAAGCGACAATAACCTGATCATTGCGACTGCCACCACAGGCGGAACATACTATCCTGTCGGTGTTGCCATTGGGACACTGGTCAGTATCAAGCTTGCAAAAGATGACAAGATTACGGCCACAGCAATCAACTCCGCAGGTTCCGGTGAGAACATACAGATGCTCAAGAACAAGGAAGCTGATCTAGCCATCCTGCAGGCTCTTTTCGGCCTTAATGCTTACAAAGGCGAAGGCCCTTACAAAGGCAAAGCATTCAAGGATTTCCGTTCCATCACCATGCTCTGGGAAAACGTTGAACATTTCCCCCTGCTCAATAAATACGTTAAAAAAGGCGACATTTCCGACCTCAAAGGTCTGGACAAAAAATTTTCCATCGGCAAACGCGGCAGTGGCACCGAAGGTTCCGGCCGCACCCTGCTCAAACTCATGGGTGTGGATGTAAATAAAGACCTCGTTCTTGAGTTCCTCGGTTATACTCCCTCCGCACAGGCCATGATGGACGGTCGCATTGCCGGTGCCAACATCCCCGCAGGACCTCCCGCAGCAGCAATTACCCAGCTTTACGCCCAGCTCAGCTCTGACGATGTAACCGTACTCGGATTTACTGACGAGCAACTGGCCGAAATCCAGAAAGCCTACCCCATCTGGAACCGCTATGTAATTCCCGCAGGGACTTACCCTTCCCAGAAGGAAGACATCAAAACCATCGCCCAGCCCAACTTTCTGGCCTGCCGCGCCGATCTTCCTGACGACGTGGTCTACAAGATCACCAAGACCATCTATGAGAACC contains:
- a CDS encoding sigma-54 dependent transcriptional regulator — its product is MNATGKNVLIVDDEPSLRLLIRAVLESDGWNVHEAQSGEQALEILPGLTLNAALIDMRMEGMDGMALLKELNTIMPGLPVIMLTAYGNVNSAVVAMKHGAFDYLTKPADNEELKAVLAKALDYSRLVDENEKLKSAAGATEQMIGSSQGMLHVKDLIEQAGPSEATILVLGESGTGKELVAEGLHRASQRADKPLIKVNCAALPADLLESELFGYMKGAFTGANANKPGRFQLASGGTLFLDEIGEMDPVLQAKILRALQEKVVEPLGSVSPVETDVRIIAATNRDLKQEVGKGNFREDLYYRLSVLEIRIPPLRERVGDLPSLVAYLLEKLGRKNNKKVRSVSPSFLDALGRYDWPGNVRELENVLERAIILSRSEVLGPELLPPQVINPAPKQPSPEPAPHAQPAQQPQQTAPAPATGTPTLDDAERQALIAALEANQHHRERTADALGISRRTLQYKLKKYGLTRR
- a CDS encoding glycine betaine/L-proline ABC transporter ATP-binding protein, with translation MEKIRVENLYKIFGNTPKKIIPMLELGATKDEIMEKTKHGVGVNNASFSVEEGEIVVVMGLSGSGKSTLVRCINRLIDPTGGKIFIDGEDITTLNKNKLRKVRLEKLGMVFQNFALFPHRTVLKNTEYGLEIAHTDPETRKQKAMEALELVGLGGWEDSYPDQLSGGMRQRVGLARALALDPDILLMDEAFSALDPLIRRDMQDELINLQESMHKTIVFISHDLDEALKLGDRIVLMKDGEIVQVGTPEEILTEPATEYVRRFVEDVDITKVLTAESVMKKIDAVAYLKTDGPRASLRKMRKNNISNLFVLDEKHRLIGMLNASDCAKLVEEGGKDIRAIMHNDLQAVDLDCPAQELFNIMQDRTLPLPVISSENKLKGVIVRGTLIGALAERGGN
- a CDS encoding proline/glycine betaine ABC transporter permease, whose protein sequence is MNVPRIPIGEVIESSIDFLVEHFSFATKAFSAVLEAGLDVVEGAMKACPPWLFIFIVAVITLRLTKSKRTTLFSIAGLLLIWNIGLWKATVSTIALVIVSTLLALMFGIPIGILAAMNKHVNKIVMPVLDVMQTMPAFVYLIPAIPFFGLGKVAAIFSTIIFAMPPSIRLTCLGIKQVPEELVECAEAFGSNRWQRLFKLELPIATPTIMAGVNQTVMLALSMVVIAAMIGAKGLGGEVWKAIQRLQMGKGFEAGIGIVIVAMIMDRVLQNIGSGKKK
- a CDS encoding glycine betaine ABC transporter substrate-binding protein, with the translated sequence MKKVLTLIIATLLVAAFAVPSFAGDKKKVKLAYVEWDCATATTNVLKAVIEERMGYECEIIPVAAAAMWQAVGTGDVDGLATAWLPITHADYLKRVKDKVVDLGPIVSGAKLGWAVPSYVTVESIANLNKYADKFDDKIIGIDPGAGLMRLSEEAVEKYGLDKFELMEGSGATMTAALSDAIKNKEWIVVTAWSPHWMFGRWDLKYLEDPKKVLGESETINTIVRKGLDKDMPEVYAFLDKFAWKDANQLQMVMAWNQEKGADPYENAKRFIKENKAQVDSWLK
- a CDS encoding HDOD domain-containing protein produces the protein MTEHTPIPEEIMHKATALMEYRFTNTDREQPVLATLFELGVAHVAQDLLEHPELYKEQAALPMPKEKFATADPLSLLRSEIKLPSLPQVFIEMRQVINDPSSSASDLARVISRDTALSAFLLRMVNSAFYSFPAQIDTISRAVAVIGTQQLSTLALGTSVMDMFKGLPADIIDLGLFWRHSFACGIIASQLSKTFKQGTPEKCFVAGLLHDIGRPVLMMALPDRAIAATAISRNKKALMFKAEQVVTGFDHAELGGMLLRKWNLPFSLVNAVLNHHNPAKASKSPEALYVYFANIIAKTMGIGGSGDFFIRNVNNERWEKHGLTPEKLRRLDAELGPILDDAFSILKNMAA
- a CDS encoding NifU family protein, with the translated sequence MHDKVEAALDKVRPLLQADGGNVELVEVTDKGIAKVRLQGACKGCPMSQITLRNAIERTLLKEIPELKGVEPAE
- the gltX gene encoding glutamate--tRNA ligase, with product MAKTVTRFAPSPTGHLHIGGARTALFAWLLAKHDGGDFVLRIEDTDRERSKQEYTDAILDSMKWLGMDWNGEPVYQSDRFDLYNGYIDQLLEEGKAYWCECTPEQVDAMREKAMKEKRKPKYDGSCREKNLGPGENRVVRFKAPLEGRTNFTDMIKGPISVENAEMDDMILRRSDGSPTYNLAVVVDDHTMGVTSVLRGDDHVNNTPRQILLYQALGWDIPKFGHVPMILGPDKKKLSKRHGALSVMEYEKMGYLPEAVVNYLVRLGWSHGDQEIFSREELIELFNTDNLGNSPSVFDTKKLDWVNSEYIKTKAPADLIPSMRTFLPEGVEAEDAYLEKIIPLLQPRSTNYKEMADMCDFFLVDSAALEYDEAAVEKVFNAEALEILKELTARIEADAEFSHDSLEAVCKGFLEEKELKFKAIGQPVRLALCGRTQSPGGLYELMLVLGKDETIARMKRAVSLV
- a CDS encoding transporter substrate-binding domain-containing protein, which gives rise to MITAFRIIALAFILSLVSVKADASKLKLMAEEYPPYSYRQEGKPQGLFIDLVQKIQEKLDGESSDVTFYPWARGYKMLQVGDGDALFPMCMTAERSGMFKFVGPIFWDDVYFYTTKKSGIDLKELGDAKKVGNIAVTRDDVFHHNLVSMGYTNLDVSASQKCDFLKLLRGRADLVPMGRKAISYFFERNPELDLSLLKRVGPPIFFTSSYIAFAHDTSDEVVRKWQAAFDELKMEGEWLKLLDKYFPPDHVN
- a CDS encoding gamma-glutamyltransferase family protein, translating into MSAFEIPSHHLPAFTFNSRRSPVYATKGMVASSQPLATEAGLEILRKGGNAADAAIAVAAALAVAEPCSTGLGGDAFALFYSAAAKNVFALNGSGKSAQDISLEKVTAMGISDELPMLHAMTVNVPGALGLWADLVEQHGTLELSEILAPAIRYAMQGFPVSPVTAQLWSEGAEILQSTPGGDQLLLKGKAPRCGEIMLNRNLGMLLARLADHSPSGAKQLFYTGDIAEKIVKIVRDNGGFLSEGDMASHSSLFQESISVNYRGYEIHECPPNGQGLAALLALNTLADIDVAGLGAPDSPERLHHLIEAMRLAFADARLHVADPHHYSTPLEELLSPSYGAKRAAQIFPGRAKLDNTSGVPVNSSDTVYFCVVDKDGNGCSMVNSNYLGFGTGIVPQGLGFSLQNRGHNFSLDSDHPNVLAGGKRSYHTIIPGICLREDKSLHSTFGVMGGFMQPQGHMQVISAMLDDDANPQEALNRLRFCIEPGEAGGKVCMEEGLPAETIEKLSAMGHELEIRGGYKRTLFGRGQIIVRDPDKGTLCGGCDPRSDGLACGLC